One window of Bos indicus isolate NIAB-ARS_2022 breed Sahiwal x Tharparkar chromosome 18, NIAB-ARS_B.indTharparkar_mat_pri_1.0, whole genome shotgun sequence genomic DNA carries:
- the FLT3LG gene encoding fms-related tyrosine kinase 3 ligand isoform X1, with amino-acid sequence MVVLAPAWSPTTSLLLLLLLLSPGLQGTPDCSFRHSPISSTFAIKIGKLSKYLLQDYPVTVASNLQDDKLCGAFWRLVLAQRWMGRLKTVAGSEMEKLLEDVNTEIHFVTSCAFQPLPSCLRFVQANISHLLQDTHQQLEALKPWITHRNFSRCLELQCQPDSPTLLPPRSPGALGATSLPGPQSPLLLLLLLLLLPVALLLLATAWCLCRWRRRRRTRYPGERRRTLRPRESSHLPADTESELGGSQLEPGPFLGHPAPVTVPPGWRQRQHPPSAPPSPLCTKPLSPGNCI; translated from the exons ATGGTAGTGCTGGCGCCAGCCTGGAGCCCAACT AcctcccttctgctgctgctgttactgctcaGCCCTGGCCTCCAAGGGACCCCCGACTGCTCCTTCCGCCACAGCCCCATCTCCTCCACCTTTGCCATCAAGATCGGCAAGCTG TCCAAGTACCTGCTTCAAGATTACCCGGTCACTGTTGCCTCCAACCTGCAGGAC GACAAGCTCTGCGGGGCGTTCTGGCGTCTGGTCCTGGCCCAGCGCTGGATGGGACGGCTCAAGACCGTGGCTGGGTCGGAGATGGAGAAACTGCTGGAGGATGTCAACACCGAGATACACTTTGTCACCTCATGTGCCTTCCAG ccccttcccagcTGTCTTCGCTTCGTCCAGGCCAACATCTCCCACCTCCTGCAGGACACTCACCAGCAGCTGGAGGCCTTGAAGCCCTGGATCACCCACCGGAATTTCTCCCGGTGCCTGGAACTACAGTGTCAGCCGG ACTCCCCGACTCTGCTGCCCCCAAGGAGTCCTGGGGCCTTGGGAGCCACGTCCCTGCCGGGCCCTCAGTCCCCTCTTCTgctcctcttgctgctgctgctgctgccagtggCCCTCCTGCTGCTGGCCACTGCCTGGTGCCTATGCCGGTGGAGGAGGAGACGGAGGACACGCTACCCTGGGGAGAGG CggaggacactgaggcccagagagagcaGTCACCTGCCAGCGGACACAGAGTCGGAACTTGGAGGAAGTCAGCTAGAACCTGGTCCTTTCCTTGGCCACCCTGCTCCTGTCACTGTCCCCCCGGGATGGAGGCAACGCCAGCACCCACCATCGGCTCCCCCTTCCCCACTTTGTACAAAGCCCTTGTCCCCAGGAAATTGTATATAA
- the FLT3LG gene encoding fms-related tyrosine kinase 3 ligand isoform X3 → MVVLAPAWSPTTSLLLLLLLLSPGLQGTPDCSFRHSPISSTFAIKIGKLSKYLLQDYPVTVASNLQDDKLCGAFWRLVLAQRWMGRLKTVAGSEMEKLLEDVNTEIHFVTSCAFQDTHQQLEALKPWITHRNFSRCLELQCQPDSPTLLPPRSPGALGATSLPGPQSPLLLLLLLLLLPVALLLLATAWCLCRWRRRRRTRYPGERRRTLRPRESSHLPADTESELGGSQLEPGPFLGHPAPVTVPPGWRQRQHPPSAPPSPLCTKPLSPGNCI, encoded by the exons ATGGTAGTGCTGGCGCCAGCCTGGAGCCCAACT AcctcccttctgctgctgctgttactgctcaGCCCTGGCCTCCAAGGGACCCCCGACTGCTCCTTCCGCCACAGCCCCATCTCCTCCACCTTTGCCATCAAGATCGGCAAGCTG TCCAAGTACCTGCTTCAAGATTACCCGGTCACTGTTGCCTCCAACCTGCAGGAC GACAAGCTCTGCGGGGCGTTCTGGCGTCTGGTCCTGGCCCAGCGCTGGATGGGACGGCTCAAGACCGTGGCTGGGTCGGAGATGGAGAAACTGCTGGAGGATGTCAACACCGAGATACACTTTGTCACCTCATGTGCCTTCCAG GACACTCACCAGCAGCTGGAGGCCTTGAAGCCCTGGATCACCCACCGGAATTTCTCCCGGTGCCTGGAACTACAGTGTCAGCCGG ACTCCCCGACTCTGCTGCCCCCAAGGAGTCCTGGGGCCTTGGGAGCCACGTCCCTGCCGGGCCCTCAGTCCCCTCTTCTgctcctcttgctgctgctgctgctgccagtggCCCTCCTGCTGCTGGCCACTGCCTGGTGCCTATGCCGGTGGAGGAGGAGACGGAGGACACGCTACCCTGGGGAGAGG CggaggacactgaggcccagagagagcaGTCACCTGCCAGCGGACACAGAGTCGGAACTTGGAGGAAGTCAGCTAGAACCTGGTCCTTTCCTTGGCCACCCTGCTCCTGTCACTGTCCCCCCGGGATGGAGGCAACGCCAGCACCCACCATCGGCTCCCCCTTCCCCACTTTGTACAAAGCCCTTGTCCCCAGGAAATTGTATATAA
- the FLT3LG gene encoding fms-related tyrosine kinase 3 ligand isoform X2, giving the protein MVVLAPAWSPTTSLLLLLLLLSPGLQGTPDCSFRHSPISSTFAIKIGKLSKYLLQDYPVTVASNLQDDKLCGAFWRLVLAQRWMGRLKTVAGSEMEKLLEDVNTEIHFVTSCAFQPLPSCLRFVQANISHLLQDTHQQLEALKPWITHRNFSRCLELQCQPAEDTEAQREQSPASGHRVGTWRKSARTWSFPWPPCSCHCPPGMEATPAPTIGSPFPTLYKALVPRKLYINHHFLPALARFVCGWDTVCVWGRLGSGLVFQLMQCFIQYLFSESSRGPGPKEGNAGTQT; this is encoded by the exons ATGGTAGTGCTGGCGCCAGCCTGGAGCCCAACT AcctcccttctgctgctgctgttactgctcaGCCCTGGCCTCCAAGGGACCCCCGACTGCTCCTTCCGCCACAGCCCCATCTCCTCCACCTTTGCCATCAAGATCGGCAAGCTG TCCAAGTACCTGCTTCAAGATTACCCGGTCACTGTTGCCTCCAACCTGCAGGAC GACAAGCTCTGCGGGGCGTTCTGGCGTCTGGTCCTGGCCCAGCGCTGGATGGGACGGCTCAAGACCGTGGCTGGGTCGGAGATGGAGAAACTGCTGGAGGATGTCAACACCGAGATACACTTTGTCACCTCATGTGCCTTCCAG ccccttcccagcTGTCTTCGCTTCGTCCAGGCCAACATCTCCCACCTCCTGCAGGACACTCACCAGCAGCTGGAGGCCTTGAAGCCCTGGATCACCCACCGGAATTTCTCCCGGTGCCTGGAACTACAGTGTCAGCCGG CggaggacactgaggcccagagagagcaGTCACCTGCCAGCGGACACAGAGTCGGAACTTGGAGGAAGTCAGCTAGAACCTGGTCCTTTCCTTGGCCACCCTGCTCCTGTCACTGTCCCCCCGGGATGGAGGCAACGCCAGCACCCACCATCGGCTCCCCCTTCCCCACTTTGTACAAAGCCCTTGTCCCCAGGAAATTGTATATAAATCATCATTTTCTACCAGCTCTGGCCAGGTTTGTTTGTGGATGGGACACGGTGTGTGTATGGGGCCGTTTGGGTTCGGGTTTGGTTTTTCAGTTAATGCAGTGTTTCATTCAATACCTATTTTCTGAGTCCTCCCGGGGCCCAGGGCCAAAAGAGGGCAATGCTGGGACCCAGACGTGA
- the FLT3LG gene encoding fms-related tyrosine kinase 3 ligand isoform X4, translating into MVVLAPAWSPTTSLLLLLLLLSPGLQGTPDCSFRHSPISSTFAIKIGKLSKYLLQDYPVTVASNLQDDKLCGAFWRLVLAQRWMGRLKTVAGSEMEKLLEDVNTEIHFVTSCAFQDTHQQLEALKPWITHRNFSRCLELQCQPAEDTEAQREQSPASGHRVGTWRKSARTWSFPWPPCSCHCPPGMEATPAPTIGSPFPTLYKALVPRKLYINHHFLPALARFVCGWDTVCVWGRLGSGLVFQLMQCFIQYLFSESSRGPGPKEGNAGTQT; encoded by the exons ATGGTAGTGCTGGCGCCAGCCTGGAGCCCAACT AcctcccttctgctgctgctgttactgctcaGCCCTGGCCTCCAAGGGACCCCCGACTGCTCCTTCCGCCACAGCCCCATCTCCTCCACCTTTGCCATCAAGATCGGCAAGCTG TCCAAGTACCTGCTTCAAGATTACCCGGTCACTGTTGCCTCCAACCTGCAGGAC GACAAGCTCTGCGGGGCGTTCTGGCGTCTGGTCCTGGCCCAGCGCTGGATGGGACGGCTCAAGACCGTGGCTGGGTCGGAGATGGAGAAACTGCTGGAGGATGTCAACACCGAGATACACTTTGTCACCTCATGTGCCTTCCAG GACACTCACCAGCAGCTGGAGGCCTTGAAGCCCTGGATCACCCACCGGAATTTCTCCCGGTGCCTGGAACTACAGTGTCAGCCGG CggaggacactgaggcccagagagagcaGTCACCTGCCAGCGGACACAGAGTCGGAACTTGGAGGAAGTCAGCTAGAACCTGGTCCTTTCCTTGGCCACCCTGCTCCTGTCACTGTCCCCCCGGGATGGAGGCAACGCCAGCACCCACCATCGGCTCCCCCTTCCCCACTTTGTACAAAGCCCTTGTCCCCAGGAAATTGTATATAAATCATCATTTTCTACCAGCTCTGGCCAGGTTTGTTTGTGGATGGGACACGGTGTGTGTATGGGGCCGTTTGGGTTCGGGTTTGGTTTTTCAGTTAATGCAGTGTTTCATTCAATACCTATTTTCTGAGTCCTCCCGGGGCCCAGGGCCAAAAGAGGGCAATGCTGGGACCCAGACGTGA
- the RPL13A gene encoding large ribosomal subunit protein uL13 codes for MAEGQVLVLDGRGHLLGRLAAIVAKQVLLGRKVVVVRCEGINISGNFYRNKLKYLAFLRKRMNTNPSRGPYHFRAPSRIFWRTVRGMLPHKTKRGQAALERLKVFDGIPPPYDKKKRMVVPAALKVVRLKPTRKFAYLGRLAHEVGWKYQAVTATLEEKRKEKAKIHYRKKKQLMRLRKQAEKNIEKKIGKFTEVLKTHGYLV; via the exons ATGGCGGAGGGGCAG GTCCTGGTGCTCGATGGCCGAGGCCATCTCCTGGGCCGCCTGGCGGCCATTGTGGCCAAGCAGGTGCTTCTGG GCCGCAAGGTTGTGGTCGTGCGCTGTGAGGGCATCAACATTTCTGGCAATTTCTACAGAAATAAGT TGAAATACCTGGCCTTTCTCCGCAAGCGGATGAACACCAACCCCTCCCGTGGCCCCTACCACTTCCGAGCCCCCAGCCGCATCTTCTGGCGGACAGTGCGAG GCATGCTGCCCCACAAGACCAAGCGGGGCCAGGCTGCTCTGGAGCGCCTCAAGGTGTTTGATGGGATCCCACCACCCTATGACAAG AAAAAGCGAATGGTGGTTCCTGCTGCCCTCAAGGTTGTGCGTCTGAAGCCTACTCGCAAG TTTGCCTACCTAGGGCGCCTGGCTCATGAGGTTGGCTGGAAGTACCAGGCAGTAACGGCCAccctggaggagaagagaaaggagaaggccAAGATCCACTATCGGAAAAAGAAGCAGCTCATG AGGCTACGGAAGCAGGCCGAAAAGAACATCGAGAAGAAAATTGGCAAATTCACAGAGGTCCTCAAGACTCATGGATACCTAGTCTGA
- the RPS11 gene encoding small ribosomal subunit protein uS17, whose product MADIQTERAYQKQPTIFQNKKRVLLGETGKEKLPRYYKNIGLGFKTPKEAIEGTYIDKKCPFTGNVSIRGRILSGVVTKMKMQRTIVIRRDYLHYIRKYNRFEKRHKNMSVHLSPCFRDVQIGDIVTVGECRPLSKTVRFNVLKVTKAAGTKKQFQKF is encoded by the exons ATGGCGGACATTCAG ACAGAACGTGCGTACCAAAAGCAACCGaccatctttcaaaataaaaagagggTCCTGCTTGGAGAAACTGGCAAAGAAAAGCTCCCTCGATACTACAAGAACATTGGTCTGGGCTTCAAGACTCCAAAGGAG GCCATCGAGGGCACCTACATTGACAAGAAATGCCCTTTTACGGGTAATGTCTCCATTCGAGGGCGGATCCTGTCTG GCGTGGTGACCAAAATGAAGATGCAGAGGACCATCGTCATCCGCCGAGACTACCTTCACTACATCCGAAAGTACAACCGCTTTGAGAAGCGCCACAAGAACATGTCCGTGCACCTTTCTCCCTGCTTCAG GGACGTCCAGATCGGCGACATCGTCACGGTGGGCGAGTGCCGGCCCCTGAGCAAGACTGTGCGCTTCAATGTCCTCAAGGTCACCAAGGCTGCCGGCACCAAGAAGCAGTTCCAGAAGTTCTGA